From Erigeron canadensis isolate Cc75 chromosome 8, C_canadensis_v1, whole genome shotgun sequence, one genomic window encodes:
- the LOC122610620 gene encoding auxilin-like protein 1 produces MESVSSRTFQSRRLSNSNQYDDVLSSKRNKSSIINVEDYREIFGSGSSSNYTNSFSCSIPVLNLSTCLNNNDDVFSTIINFRNSTIPVDYNDIFGCNNNNNNNNNNNNNNNNNNNNNNNNNNNSNQKLAAAAAAAAANDVVSYEQLFGPDKTATSSSSTTSTSEDLDDISHQSSDVLKQFNMSYNKIGPKSKEGLDGTKHVTQLHATPGYTCFIDEPVQPKMEAEKHKSSPVRVSVNDSSTKVEFVTEDKKFKTFDMDFKRRLSTVSSASTLPTNVISHKSDPIRSTVDNEACKNDFTSTYEDGEVDVNSDASASAAALRKAIEKAQESIRIAKESVGRKKKGLKSFSNRSSKNSIKVESRMEDITATSTSLQGFPNFMDVEKLFGAKKVIDEINGKLSKSSHSNKFKDSTVVSSSTEYTAKTESRLLNSPGRDEYATLHAEPVHTEIGTSEESDFVHTYQTNNMFVDDYEGKVEVSKTATGVLEKQAVVYEQDSVKGQLNETVKDEARFTTARELVKELNDLLVSEKVEYEKKESQGSNQNDNGSRLNEFEKETQEEALDQEDIEILDSAKRHGKEGEVETSDERIEDTFEWLESENESKDDHTQEETSKIHYDVREIEMEMEAKENARICDKSGEESEVHLQHDFEMKQEDNLKEKSLDDTFDQEYDENSSDEDNVIEETGTIDDMETTQEVEDVTGAFSEFQVEETESMKEVYASDEGLCEKTFVDQTVSDHNEDQYEVKSEGNDIQSETSSGSIHDVKIEVDEDIEETTISEETDIQIPQNEMHDIRTTNEINASHKPHETQKTAEDEAGEVGPSKVSGEENSRRIDEVTAKNNRLAVDRAIREARERAFAEARERAERERAAVEKATEEVRQRMMAEALEKVAKASKPSSDKISTQSKLRAERAAVERATSEARQRALEKAMCQKSASDLNSSESALRTKAKLDKHNRIMERAAKALAEKEKRDLLAQKEQAERNRLSENLDADIKRWSKGKEGNLRALLSTLQYILGPQSGWQPVTMTEIISSSAVKKAYRKATLCVHPDKLQQRGASIQHKYICEKVFDLLKAAWNRFNSEER; encoded by the exons ATGGAGTCAGTGTCGTCCCGTACTTTTCAGTCAAGAAGACTTTCAAACAGTAACCAATACGACGACGTTTTATCAAGCAAGCGTAACAAAAGTAGTATTATTAACGTTGAAGACTACAGAGAGATATTTGGCAGTGGTAGTAGTAGTAATTATACTAATAGTTTTTCATGTTCAATTCCTGTTTTAAATCTTTCGACatgtttaaataataatgatgatgtttTTAGTACTATTATAAACTTTCGTAACTCAACCATACCAGTCGATTACAATGATATTTTTggttgtaataataataataataataataataataataataataataataataataataataataataataataataataataataatagtaatcaaaaacttgctgctgctgctgctgctgctgctgctaatgATGTTGTATCTTATGAACAGCTATTTGGTCCCGACAAAACAGCTAC GTCGTCTTCATCAACAACGTCGACATCTGAAGATTTGGACGATATATCTCATCAATCTTCTGATGTGTTGAAGCAGTTTAACATGTCATATAACAAGATTGGCCCAAAAAGTAAAGAGGGGTTGGATGGGACAAAGCATGTCACACAGTTACATGCTACACCTGGATATACTTGTTTCATTGATGAACCTGTTCAACCGAAAATGGAAGCCGAGAAGCACAAATCATCACCAGTTCGTGTTAGTGTCAACGACTCCAGTACAAAGGTTGAATTTGTAACTGAAGATAAGAAGTTTAAAACATTTGATATGGATTTCAAAAGACGTCTTTCAACAGTATCGTCAGCATCAACTTTGCCAACCAATGTAATTAGTCACAAAAGTGATCCAATTAGATCAACTGTAGATAACGAGGCATGCAAGAACGATTTTACAAGTACTTATGAAGATGGGGAAGTTGATGTGAATTCAGATGCTTCGGCTTCTGCAGCTGCTCTGAGAAAAGCCATAGAAAAGGCTCAAGAAAGTATAAGAATTGCTAAAGAATCAGTTGGCAGAAAGAAGAAAGGTCTTAAAAGCTTTTCGAATAGAAGTTCtaaaaatagtataaaagtTGAAAGCAGAATGGAGGATATAACTGCAACTAGTACTTCATTGCAAGGTTTTCCAAATTTCATGGATGTTGAGAAGCTTTTTGGTGCAAAGAAGGTTATAGATGAAATAAATGGAAAGTTATCAAAATCTAGTCATTCTAACAAATTTAAAGATAGTACTGTTGTTTCTAGTTCTACAGAGTATACAGCTAAAACAGAATCCAGGCTGCTTAATTCCCCTGGAAGAGATGAATATGCGACCTTGCATGCAGAACCAGTTCACACAGAAATTGGCACAAGTGAAGAATCCGACTTTGTGCATACATATCAAACAAATAACATGTTTGTAGATGATTATGAAGGAAAAGTGGAGGTAAGTAAAACCGCCACTGGCGTCTTGGAAAAACAAGCTGTTGTGTATGAACAAGATTCGGTGAAAGGTCAGTTGAATGAAACAGTGAAAGATGAGGCAAGGTTCACTACTGCGCGTGAGTTAGTTAAGGAATTGAACGACTTACTTGTGTCTGAAAAGGTGGAATATGAGAAGAAAGAATCCCAAGGGTCCAATCAAAATGATAATGGAAGTAGATTAAATGAGTTTGAAAAGGAAACACAAGAGGAAGCTCTCGATCAAGAAGACATTGAGATTCTTGATAGTGCAAAAAGGCATGGAAAGGAAGGTGAAGTTGAAACAAGTGATGAACGGATTGAAGACACTTTTGAGTGGCTTGAAAGTGAGAACGAATCCAAAGATGACCACACGCAAGAAGAAACCAGTAAGATTCATTATGATGTTCGTGAGATTGAAATGGAAATGGAAGCGAAAGAGAATGCTAGAATTTGTGATAAAAGCGGAGAAGAAAGTGAAGTCCATCTGCAACACGATTTTGAGATGAAACAAGAAGATAATTTAAAGGAGAAAAGTTTGGATGACACTTTTGATCAGGAATATGATGAGAACTCATCAGATGAGGATAATGTGATAGAAGAAACTGGTACTATAGATGATATGGAAACAACTCAAGAGGTTGAGGATGTAACAGGAGCTTTCAGTGAATTCCAAGTAGAAGAAACCGAATCAATGAAAGAAGTGTATGCATCAGATGAAGGACTATGTGAAAAGACTTTTGTAGATCAAACTGTCTCAGATCACAATGAAGATCAATATGAAGTGAAATCCGAAGGAAATGATATACAATCTGAAACGTCGTCGGGTAGTATACATGATGTGAAGATAGAGGTTGACGAAGATATCGAAGAAACTACAATTTCAGAAGAAACAGATATCCAAATTCCTCAGAACGAAATGCACGACATTAGAACTACAAATGAAATCAACGCATCCCACAAACCACACGAGACACAAAAAACAGCAGAAGATGAAGCAGGTGAAGTTGGGCCAAGCAAGGTATCAGGAGAAGAGAATTCTAGAAGGATTGATGAAGTGACGGCTAAGAATAATAGACTGGCAGTTGACAGAGCAATTCGTGAAGCGCGTGAGCGAGCCTTTGCTGAAGCCCGTGAAAGAGCTGAACGTGAACGTGCTGCTGTTGAAAAGGCTACTGAGGAAGTTAGACAAAGAATGATGGCTGAAGCCCTAGAAAAGGTTGCTAAAGCTTCTAAGCCGTCTTCTGATAAAATTTCTACACAGTCCAAGCTTAGAGCAGAACGTGCTGCAGTAGAAAGAGCCACATCAGAGGCTCGACAACGGGCTTTAGAGAAGGCAATGTGTCAGAAGAGTGCTTCT GATTTAAATAGTTCTGAATCCGCTTTGAGAACCAAGGCAAAATTAGATAAGCACAACAGGATCATGGAAAGAGCG GCTAAAGCGCTTGCAGAAAAAGAGAAGCGAGATTTACTTGCTCaaaaggaacaagctgagaGAAAT CGGTTATCAGAGAATCTTGATGCTGATATCAAAAGGTGGTCAAAGGGAAAAGAAGGGAACTTGCGTGCACTGCTTTCAACACTTCAATAT ATTCTTGGACCTCAAAGTGGCTGGCAACCGGTTACAATGACAGAGATCATAAGCAGTAGTGCTGTAAAGAAAGCTTACAGAAAAGCTACTCTTTGTGTTCATCCAGACAAGCTGCAACAACGCGGGGCAAGCATCCAGCACAAGTATATATGTGAAAAggtttttgatcttttaaag GCGGCATGGAACAGATTCAACTCCGAGGAGAGATAA
- the LOC122579238 gene encoding glucose-1-phosphate adenylyltransferase large subunit 1-like translates to MESCCATFKTNMHVEKDQSCIKNGFWGKKINISASHFCKSESKKIKQLRVTHSVLKSPVDEEILTFEAPFFDEKKVDPKTVASIILGGGAGTRLFPLTGKRAKPAVPIGGCYRLIDVPMSNCINSGIRKIFILTQFNSFSLNRHLARTYNFGNGMSFGDGFVEVLAATQTPGEAGKKWFQGTADAVRQFIWLFEDAKNKNIENIVILSGDHLYRMDYMDFVQKHVDTNADITVSCIPMDDSRASDYGLMKIDETGRIVHFAEKPKGNLLKSMQVDTTVLGLSSREALKNPYIASMGVYVFRTEVLLDMLKWKYPSCNDFGSEVIPYAVAEHNVQAYLFKDYWEDIGTIKSFFDANLALTEQPPKFDFNDPKTPFFTSPRFLPPTKVERCRIVDAIISHGCFLRECSVEHSVIGVRSRLDQGVELKDTMMMGADYYQTDSEIAALMANGKVPMGVGPNTKITNCIIDKNAKIGRDVVIANKDNVEEGDRSDEGFYIRSGITVILKNATVKDGTIV, encoded by the exons atggAATCTTGTTGTGCTACTTTTAAGACTAATATGCATGTTGAAAAGGATCAAAGCTGTATAAAAAATGGGTTTTGGGGAAAAAAGATCAATATTTCTGCATCCCATTTTTGTAAAAGTGAAAGTAAGAAGATCAAGCAACTTAGAGTTACTCATTCTGTTCTTAAGTCACCAGTTGATGAGGAGATTTTG ACATTTGAGGCACCATTTTTTGATGAGAAAAAAGTAGACCCAAAAACAGTAGCTTCCATTATCTTGGGTGGAGGTGCAGGGACAAGATTATTTCCTCTTACTGGCAAAAGAGCTAAACCAGCT GTTCCAATTGGTGGATGTTACAGATTAATAGATGTTCCTATGAGTAATTGCATTAATAGTGGTATAAGGAAGATCTTCATCTTGACACAATTTAACTCATTTTCACTAAATCGTCACTTGGCTCGAACTTATAACTTTGGAAATGGCATGAGTTTTGGGGATGGATTTGTGGAG GTTCTGGCTGCCACTCAAACACCAGGGGAAGCTGGAAAGAAGTGGTTTCAAGGAACAGCAGATGCCGTTCGCCAGTTTATATGGTTGTTTGAG GATGCTAAGAACAAGAATATTGAGAATATAGTAATACTATCAGGCGATCATCTATACCGAATGGACTATATGGACTTTGTTCAGAAACATGTCGACACAAATGCTGATATTACAGTTTCTTGTATTCCGATGGATGATAG CCGAGCATCTGATTATGGGTTAATGAAGATTGATGAAACAGGAAGAATAGTTCATTTTGCTGAAAAACCAAAGGGCAACTTGCTAAAATCAATG CAAGTTGACACCACCGTTCTTGGGTTATCTAGCCGTGAGGCTTTGAAAAACCCATACATTGCATCAATGGGCGTTTATGTATTCCGAACTGAAGTTTTGCTAGATATGCTAAAGTGGAAGTACCCGTCATGCAATGACTTCGGGTCTGAAGTTATTCCTTATGCGGTTGCAGAACACAATGTCCAA GCTTATCTATTCAAAGATTACTGGGAGGACATTGGAACCATAAAGTCTTTCTTTGATGCTAACTTAGCCCTTACTGAACAG CCTCCAAAGTTTGACTTTAATGATCCAAAGACTCCATTCTTCACATCGCCAAGATTTTTACCTCCTACTAAAGTTGAAAGATGCAGG ATTGTGGATGCAATAATTTCTCATGGCTGCTTCTTGAGAGAATGTAGTGTTGAACACTCGGTCATCGGTGTGCGTTCACGTTTGGACCAAGGGGTGGAGCTAAAG GATACCATGATGATGGGCGCAGACTACTATCAAACTGATTCAGAAATCGCAGCACTGATGGCAAATGGAAAAGTTCCAATGGGGGTTGGACCAAATACGAAAATCAC GAATTGCATAATTGATAAGAATGCAAAAATTGGAAGAGATGTAGTCATTGCAAATAAAGATAACGTTGAAGAAGGAGACAGATCGGATGAAGGGTTTTACATAAGATCAGGAATAACAGTAATTCTAAAGAACGCGACTGTAAAAGATGGAACAATCGTGTAA